The Vidua chalybeata isolate OUT-0048 chromosome 24, bVidCha1 merged haplotype, whole genome shotgun sequence genome includes a window with the following:
- the C24H6orf132 gene encoding uncharacterized protein C6orf132 homolog encodes MKKHQPHSVQGTFSRLFGKRHSSPTAASLFATNPPWIFTQEVTSDSAGGTGDVIEVYYGDNRFGTVTDSGTATLKPRPRVRPLLTFLPLNAQESHGVAVPTPSVPEDFVEKAALGSGSQLNGNYRMYSSVGDLRPQALDGDDLGEDIPPPPSVPAPPPPAPVPAPPAPVPAPPAPVPAPLASPVPPPPEMLPPPPPLPPEMVPPPPAMAAPPPPASALSSPSTPAPPDFIPPAPPGARDPAPFGPGLSKWKSETVLNTRQAEAEGPLCPAEAGAPAAPSPKESLQPKPEPHLTFPRSFKVPPPAPARSSSIPVQEGQREPVPRQPHARPALPPCFTIRPAGKTRLGEAEQRSSGLRQGVGKPAVPPPLSPKPGPGLSQGANPARRLSPLPGSKGEKIPQLKTAGRDSPPKSEPLTANDLDLPPPDYPTCEDDWKDANNLNKLRDELSALLRSPRREERPLEKPAAPQPVDSGPSRAGSREPGLSEPQLARKDTGLSKGGESEKKAVPSSPPSTSGGSPSAAVTAPESSPDTQPRSVMTIRNELEAVLSLKKEGKPAPGLSSQKQGVENGISTPQVRKSSPDTSDSVVPKPVPSPLPAPAAAVEKDETDHEEHPAPAAAKVTEDVSPAPGSLNSSVSPPGPPQGPAEESPAPSPCSAPVSPAQSPAPQPSSAVFQYKVHRAGASSAEPPCAPGPAEPPCPRSSGRSPPDASGAGQEEVLIHPVTGERVERGSPMALLLAARQRAQRGRQGGDGAAALRAKPPPRLSSASSDTTPTSFFRHESKPYSFTVVPRPSAASPAGSKAPSFSSSSEQGRDVRAAGEAQPPGPWRAAASSLLRGLLDSGQPSQPGPARHGAPGEEENGDTALDFGIIPPPPEFSNEVDEGPLPSREENRKCPSVPDSSRGSGEPRYFRWAGYSRIYGGNQEPAAPLASEKSWRNGDFTPQNAGYSSSTSFPSHGPNPRPLIKKRLYVSEPDSSYPRAAAAPRASGTLSSTLSSYGPGGFSPTPGEGSRRLGPPHRNGPSSAQGRRASTDAAGKPTAYGGAEAKYKGHNGDFSPASVLTASRPAHGTSHYGGPSNTFTVRPGTRQPISYAYQSHR; translated from the exons AACGCCCAAGAATCCCATGGGGTGGCTGTGCCAACGCCGTCGGTGCCAGAAGACTTTGTGGAAAAGGCAGCTCTTG GCTCCGGCTCCCAGCTCAATGGCAATTATCGCATGTACAGCTCGGTGGGGGACCTGCGCCCGCAGGCCCTCGATGGGGATGACCTGGGTGAAGACATCCCCCCACCGCCATCGGTACCCGCTCCACCCCCTCCAGCgcctgtgccagcccctccagcgcctgtgccagcccctccagcgcctgtgccagcccctctgGCCTCGCCGGTCCCTCCACCCCCCGAAatgctgccgccgccgccgccactGCCACCCGAGATGGTGccaccacctcctgccatggcagccccgccgcctcccgcctCCGCCCTGTCCTCCCCCAGCACTCCGGCTCCTCCAGACTTCatcccgccggccccgccgggcgcCCGGGACCCCGCGCCCTTCGGCCCCGGCTTGTCCAAGTGGAAATCCGAGACGGTGCTGAACACGAGGCAGGCGGAGGCCGAGGGGCCGCTCTGCCCTGCCGAGGCCGGGGCGcccgcagcccccagccccaagGAGAGCCTGCAGCCCAAGCCCGAGCCGCACCTCACCTTCCCCAGGTCGTTCAAGGTGCCGCCACCGGCCCCGGCGCGCTCCTCGTCCATCCCGGTGCAGGAGGGCCAGCGGGAGCCCgtccccaggcagccccatgcccggccagccctgccaccctgCTTCACCATCAGACCCGCGGGCAAGACGCGGCTGGGAGAAGCCGAGCAGAGGAGCTCCGGGCTCAGACAGGGCGTTGGGAAGCCGGCTGTGCCCCCTCCACTGAGCCCCAAGCCGGGCCCAGGGCTCAGCCAAGGGGCGAATCCCGCCAGGCGCCTGTCCCCTCTGCCGGGCTCCAAGGGGGAGAAGATTCCCCAGCTGAAAACAGCCGGGAGAGACTCCCCTCCAAAATCTGAACCTCTCACTGCCAACGACCTGGATCTCCCTCCTCCGGACTACCCGACCTGCGAGGATGACTGGAAGGATGCCAACAACCTGAACAAGCTGCGGGACGAGCTCTCGGCCCTGCTGCGCTCCCCGCGCCGGGAGGAGAGGCCGCTGGAGAAGCCGGCTGCTCCCCAGCCCGTGGACAGCGGCCCCAGCCGTGCTGGCAGCCGTGAGCCGGGGCTCAGCGAGCCCCAGCTCGCCCGCAAGGACACGGGGTTATCCAAGGGAGGGGAGAGCGAGAAGAAAGCGGTGCCCAGCAGCCCCCCCAGCACCAGTGGGGGCTCTCCCAGCGCTGCAGTCACCGCCCCAGAGAGCAGCCCTGACACACAGCCCCGCAGCGTGATGACGATCAGGAACGAGCTGgaggctgtgctgtccctgaagaaagaggggaaacctgccccagggctcagcagccagAAGCAGGGTGTGGAGAATGGCATCAGCACCCCACAGGTGAGGAAGAGCTCTCCTGACACGAGTGACTCAGTGGTGCCAAAACCAGTCCCCAGCCCGCTCCCAGCCCCGGCGGCTGCTGTGGAGAAGGATGAGACAGATCACGAGGagcatcctgctcctgctgccgcCAAGGTCACAGAGGACGTGAGCCCTGCTCCTGGGTCCCTCAACAGCAGCGTGAGTCCCCCAGGCCCACCCCAGGGACCGGCAGAGGagtccccagctcccagcccctgctcagcccctgtgtcccctgcacAGAGCCCGGCACCACAGCCCAGCTCGGCCGTCTTCCAGTACAAAGTGCACCGGGCTGGGGCCAGCTCGGCCGAGCCGCCCTGTGCCCCGGGCCCAGCTGagcccccctgccccaggagctcGGGCAGGAGCCCCCCGGACGCCTcgggagcggggcaggaggaggtgctgaTCCACCCGGTGACGGGGGAGCGCGTGGAGCGGGGCTCGCCcatggccctgctgctggcGGCCCGGCAGCGTGCCCAGCGGGGCCGCCAGGGCGGGGACGGGGCGGCCGCGCTCAGGGCGAAGCCCCCGCCGAGACTCAGCAGTGCCTCGTCGGACACCACCCCCACCAGCTTCTTCCGCCACGAGTCCAAGCCCTATTCCTTCACCGTGGTGCCTCGGCCGTCTGCGGCCAGTCCAGCGGGGAGCAAAgccccctccttctccagctcctcgGAGCAGGGCCGGGACGTGCGGGCGGCGGGCGAGGCGCAGCCCCCCGGGCCCTGGCGAGCCGCTGCCTCCAGCCTGCTCCGGGGCCTGCTGGACTCGGGGCAGCCGagccagcccggcccggcccgccaCGGAGCGCCCGGGGAGGAGGAGAACGGGGACACGGCGCTGGACTTCGGCATTATCCCCCCACCCCCTGAATTCAGCAACGAGGTGGACGAGGGTCCCCTCCCGAGTCGGGAGGAGAACCGCAAGTGCCCCAGCGTCCCTGACAGCAGCCGGGGCTCGGGAGAGCCGCGCTATTTCAGGTGGGCTGGCTACAGCCGCATCTACGGGGGCAaccaggagccagcagctccgCTGGCCTCGGAGAAGAGCTGGAGGAACGGCGACTTCACACCCCAGAACGCGGGTTACAGCAGCTCCACGAGTTTCCCCAGCCACGGCCCCAACCCACGCCCGCTGATCAAGAAGCGCCTGTACGTGTCGGAGCCCGACAGCTCCTACCCCCGGGCAGCCGCAGCCCCCCGGGCCTCGGGCACGCTCTCCTCCACCCTCTCCTCCTACGGCCCCGGGGGGTTCAGCCCCACGCCCGGGGAGGGGTCTCGCCGCCTGGGCCCTCCCCACAGGAACGGCCCCTCGAGCGCCCAGGGCCGGCGGGCGTCCACGGACGCGGCTGGGAAACCCACGGCGTACGGCGGCGCCGAGGCCAAGTACAAGGGGCACAACGGGGACTTCTCGCCCGCCAGCGTGCTGACGGCCAGCAG GCCTGCCCACGGCACCTCGCACTACGGGGGACCCTCCAACACCTTCACGGTCAGGCCGGGCACCCGGCAGCCCATCTCCTACGCCTACCAGAGCCACCGGTAG